The sequence GTCGGGCAGGACTTGGCACAGGCCGGTTCCAGGCCGGCACCGAGCCGGTCGTAACACAGGGTGCACTTCCACACCCGGCCGTCGCCCTCCCGCCGGGCGATGACGCCGTAGGGGCAGGCGGGCACGCAGTAGCCGCAGCCGTTGCAGACGTCCTGCTGGACGACGACGGTGCCGAACTCGGTGCGGAACAGCGCGCCCGTGGGGCACACGTCCAGGCAGGCCGCGTGCGTGCAGTGCTTGCACACGTCCGAGGCCATCAGCCAGCGCAGCTCGGTGCGGCCGTCGGGGGACACCGGCGCGATGCCTCCGGCGGCCGCCGTGCCCGCGCCGAGGCGGGACGCGGCGGCGAACACGTCCACCTCGTCGTGTGCCGCCTCCGGCGTGCCGAACGGCCCGCGCTGCTCCACGAAGGCCACGTGCCGCCAGGTGTCGGCACCCAGGCCGCGCGTGTTGTCGTAGGACATGCCGGTCAGTTCCAGGCCGTCCTCCGGGATCGCGTTCCACTCCTTGCACGCCACCTCGCACGCCTTGCAGCCGATGCACACCGAGGTGTCGGTGAAGAAGCCCACGCGCGGCGGGGCGTCGGGGTAGCCGGCCGCGCCGGACACGTCCGGCTCCGGGCCGTACAGCGCGTTCCCGCGCCGGTCGGCACCCTCGGTCATGGCGTCTCCTTCTCGCTCTCGGCTTCCCCGGCCGTTTCCCGGGGCGCCTCGTCCGGCCAGCGGCTGAGCGCGTCCCGCACCCGGTGCCGGCGCACCCGGCGCCATGCCTCCGGTGCCTTCCGTCCGGAGCCGGGGTGTGTCGCGCACGAGGACACGGCAGACCTCCTCGCCGGGTGGCAGGAGGTGCGCTTCCTCGCCGTCACCGCCCGCCGTGCGCCGCGCCTTCTCCGAGCCTGGCACGGCCGCCCGCGCTCCGCGCGCCCGGGACGGCCGCCCGGTCCGCCGGGCCCGTTCGCCCCGCTTCGCGCACGGCGACCCGGGGGCCCGGACCAGTGGCCGCCGGGCGCCGGGGCCCGGGGAGGTCGCCGTGGAGACCGTGTCCGGCGGACTCGCCGTCCTGCTGCGGGAGCGGGGCGTGGGCCGGGTGTACGGCGTGTCCGCACCGGCCGTCGACCCGTTTCCGCGGGCACTCGGCGGTGGTTCCCGGTCCGGGAGTTGGTGCAGACGCCGGGCAAGGAGTCCGTCGCGCAGATGGCCCGCGCCGAGCGCGGACCCGGCGTCCCGGCGGGCGACGCGGCCGTGCGTCATCTGGCGGAGGTGTCCGTGTAGTGCGAGGAGGTGTCCGGGCCGGGCTGCTCGGCGACCGGAGCGTGGCGGGTTTCGTGCTGCGCCGCGCTCTTCTCGAGGGTCGGGCCGGTCTCTCGGCCGCGCGGGCCAGGAGCGGGTCCTGCCCGAAGGTACTGGCCAGGTTGCCGGGGACGGCGGACTGACCGCTCCTTCCGGCACACGGGGTGGGACGTGGCGCCGCGATGGCCGCCGGGTTTCCTCACCAGCTCCAAGGCGGGCGGCCGGATGTCGAGGCCGCTCGCGCCGCGGCTCGCCGTCGACCGACGGCCGCAGGAGGTTGTGGCTGGCGGGCGGGGCCGAATGGCACGCGGGCCGGGTGTCGGGTCAGCCGGGCTGTTCCGTGGTCAGTGGTACCGTCACCGAGACTCGTTTGCCGTGGGACAGCCAGCTCACGTCCAGGTCTCCGGCGAGCATCGCCACCAGGTGCAGACCGTGGCCGCCGACCCGCCGCGGATCGGGCGGGCGCTTGCGCGGCGGCTCACGCGAGGTGTCCGTGACGGTGACGCGCAGTGCCCGCGCGCCGGGCAGCAGTTCCAGGCCCAGCGCACACGGGCCGGGCGCGTGCCTGGCCGCGTTGGTGACGAGTTCGCTGACCACCAGCTGGGCATCCTGGACCGGACGCCGTCCGGGGGCCGGCCGCGCCCGCGCGAGCAGGTCGGCGACCGCCTCTCTGGCCTCGGCGATGCTGGTGACGCCGGTGTCCCAGGTGCGGCTGTAGCGCTGGACCGCCGGGCGGTCCCGCGTCGTCGCGTGGGTCCTGAGCGGGATGTCCATACCTAGTTGCCCTTTTTCTCTGGGGTCAGGGGCCCTTCCTGTGCACAGGGGTGCCGTCCCTCCCCGGCTACCCGCTGGGCCGCCGGTCAAGGGGACGTTCGCGAGGAATCCCCCGGATGGTCACGAACGGCCCCGGCCCCGCAACGCGCGAACGGGCCCGGGAACTCCCGCGGAAGCGGAGGCCCCGGGCCCGTCGTGCGGCCGGACGGCGCGCACCTCGGCTCAGTGCTTGAAGACGTCCTTCGCCTTCTCCTTGGCCTGCTGGGCGTCACCCTTGGCGCCCTGCGCCCGGCCTTCGGCCTCCATGCGCTCGTTGCCGACGGCGCGCCCCGCGGCTTCCTTCACCTTGCCCTTGACCTGCTCGGTCTTGGCCTTGGCCTTCTTGTCGCCGGCCATCGTGTCACTTCCCAACGTGGTACGCGGTCTGTGGTCTCCCTCCGGATTGCCGCTGCGCCGCCGTCCAAACCCGCCGGCGGGTCAGCGGGCGCGCCGCCGCACGAGGCGGCGTACGACGAACCCCGCGATCACGACCGCGCAGGCGAGGACGACGTACAGCTGGTAGCGCCTGATCTCGTCGTAGATCGCGGTGATGTGGCTGCCCGCGACACAGGCCAGCGTCGTCCACAGGCCGACCCACAGGGCCGCGCCGAGGGCGTTGAACGCGAGGAAGCGGCGCCAGCGCATGCCGGTCGTGCCCGCGATGATGCCGTTGGCCTGGCGCAGGCCCTCCACGAACCGGGCCACGGTCACGATGCCTCCGCCGTGCCGGGTGAAGAACCGCTCGGCGGTCGCGAACCGCTCCGGCGTCAGCAGGACGTAACGGCCCCACCGGTGCACGAAGGCCCGTCCGCCGGCCCGGCCGATCAGATAGCCGAGGTTGTCCCCGGCGACGGCCGCGGCGAACGCGATGAGCGCCACGGCCGCCACGTTCAGCCGCCCCGCGCCCGCGTACACCCCCGCCGCGAGGAGGATCGTCTCGCCGGGCGCGGGCACCCCGAAGTCCTCCACGAGGACCACCGCCCCCACGGCCCAGTAGCCGTAGTGGCCGAGCAGCGGTTCCAGATGGGCCAGCGGTCCCGGGAGGGGCGACGACATGCCTCCACCGTACGTCGGTGCCGCCGGCCGGTGATCAGGGGCGGCTGACCGGGGTGTCCTGGTCGGGGACGACGGCGTCCGGGCCGGTCCCGGCCCCGGTGTCCGGTGCCGCGCGCCGGGCCCGCAGGCCGGTCAGCCGGAGGGCGAGCGGCTCGGTGTACCGGGCGGTGAGCGGGCCGAGCACGACGAGGATCAGCACATAGGCGGTGGCCAGCGGGCCGAGGTCGGAGTCGATGCCGGAGGTGACGGCGAGGCCCGCTATGACGATGGAGAACTCGCCGCGGGCCACCAGGGTGCCGCCGGCCCGCCAGCGGCCCCGGCCCGAGATGCCCGCGCGGCGGGCCGCCCACCAGCCGGTGGCGATCTTCGTGACGGTGGTGACGGCGGCCAGGGCGAGCGCGGGCAGCAGCACCGGCGGGATGCTCGCCGGATCGGTGTGCAGGCCGAAGAAGACGAAGAACACCGCCGCGAACAGGTCCCGCAGCGGTGCCAGCAGGTTGTGCGCGCCCTCGGCGACCTCTCCGGACAGGGCGATGCCCACCAGGAACGCGCCGACCGCCGCCGACACCTGGAGCTGCTGGGCGATCCCGGCCACCACCAGGGTCAGGCCGAGCACCACCAGCAGCAGCTTCTCCGGGTCGTCGGTGGAGACGAAGCGCGAGATGTGCCGGCCGTAGCGCACCGCCACCACCAGCACCAGGCCCGCCACGCCGAGCGCGATGGCCAGCGTGACG comes from Streptomyces sp. SCL15-4 and encodes:
- a CDS encoding cation:proton antiporter, whose protein sequence is MHSSAVFLIEFGAIILCLGLLGRLAARLRFSPIPLYLLAGLAFGEGGLLPLGTSEEFVAVGAEIGVVLLLLMLGLEYTAGDLVSNLKTQYPAGIVDATLNALPGAAMALLLGWGPIAAVALAGITWISSSGVIAKVLGDLGRIGNRETPVILSILVLEDLSMAVYLPVVTALLAGTGIAAGSVTLAIALGVAGLVLVVAVRYGRHISRFVSTDDPEKLLLVVLGLTLVVAGIAQQLQVSAAVGAFLVGIALSGEVAEGAHNLLAPLRDLFAAVFFVFFGLHTDPASIPPVLLPALALAAVTTVTKIATGWWAARRAGISGRGRWRAGGTLVARGEFSIVIAGLAVTSGIDSDLGPLATAYVLILVVLGPLTARYTEPLALRLTGLRARRAAPDTGAGTGPDAVVPDQDTPVSRP
- a CDS encoding 4Fe-4S dicluster domain-containing protein, whose protein sequence is MTEGADRRGNALYGPEPDVSGAAGYPDAPPRVGFFTDTSVCIGCKACEVACKEWNAIPEDGLELTGMSYDNTRGLGADTWRHVAFVEQRGPFGTPEAAHDEVDVFAAASRLGAGTAAAGGIAPVSPDGRTELRWLMASDVCKHCTHAACLDVCPTGALFRTEFGTVVVQQDVCNGCGYCVPACPYGVIARREGDGRVWKCTLCYDRLGAGLEPACAKSCPTESIQFGPLEELRERARARVARLHAAGVTGARLYGESPEDGVGGAGAFFLLLDEPEVYGLPPDPRVTTRDLPSMWRHAAAAAVTLAALAAGSFFRRPR
- a CDS encoding DedA family protein, with the translated sequence MSSPLPGPLAHLEPLLGHYGYWAVGAVVLVEDFGVPAPGETILLAAGVYAGAGRLNVAAVALIAFAAAVAGDNLGYLIGRAGGRAFVHRWGRYVLLTPERFATAERFFTRHGGGIVTVARFVEGLRQANGIIAGTTGMRWRRFLAFNALGAALWVGLWTTLACVAGSHITAIYDEIRRYQLYVVLACAVVIAGFVVRRLVRRRAR
- a CDS encoding CsbD family protein: MAGDKKAKAKTEQVKGKVKEAAGRAVGNERMEAEGRAQGAKGDAQQAKEKAKDVFKH
- a CDS encoding ATP-binding protein, which gives rise to MDIPLRTHATTRDRPAVQRYSRTWDTGVTSIAEAREAVADLLARARPAPGRRPVQDAQLVVSELVTNAARHAPGPCALGLELLPGARALRVTVTDTSREPPRKRPPDPRRVGGHGLHLVAMLAGDLDVSWLSHGKRVSVTVPLTTEQPG